A part of Candidatus Bathyarchaeota archaeon genomic DNA contains:
- a CDS encoding D-aminoacyl-tRNA deacylase, producing the protein MPDVILLVHSSLDPAGVNIAKTILTQYNFTRTPQTYQKSPIYQATINNHPVTFITLEEETVNAQYLQTDFPKADLCVFLSRHSSQSGKPTLSVHTTGNFGDAELGGLSKTLSMAPATAMQTALKALVHYKDPLNVFQYEVSYECTHHGPSLDLPTMFVELGSSEAQWGDVKAAEAVAHSAMTAVATFTEAASPVALGIGGTHYNQKFTLMALMGQAAFGHMVPKHAVSRIDEDMLRQCIDKTSGHVCLAVLDWKGILSEDKPGLLSALEAAGLPYQKI; encoded by the coding sequence GTGCCTGATGTGATATTACTTGTTCATTCAAGCCTTGACCCCGCAGGAGTAAACATCGCTAAAACCATCCTTACCCAGTACAACTTCACCCGAACCCCTCAGACCTACCAGAAAAGCCCCATCTACCAAGCCACAATCAACAACCACCCCGTAACCTTCATCACCCTTGAAGAGGAAACCGTCAATGCCCAGTATCTCCAAACTGATTTTCCCAAAGCTGACCTATGCGTTTTTCTCTCGCGCCACAGCAGCCAAAGCGGCAAACCCACCCTCTCCGTCCATACAACAGGTAACTTTGGCGACGCTGAACTGGGCGGCTTATCAAAAACCCTCTCGATGGCGCCTGCCACGGCGATGCAGACCGCCCTTAAAGCCCTCGTCCACTACAAAGATCCCCTCAACGTTTTCCAATACGAAGTTTCCTACGAGTGCACCCACCATGGCCCCAGCTTGGATTTGCCCACGATGTTTGTGGAGCTGGGCAGCTCTGAGGCTCAGTGGGGGGATGTCAAAGCGGCGGAGGCGGTGGCTCATAGCGCCATGACGGCAGTTGCCACCTTCACCGAGGCTGCTTCTCCAGTGGCTTTAGGTATAGGCGGAACCCATTACAACCAGAAGTTCACGCTTATGGCGCTTATGGGGCAAGCCGCGTTTGGGCATATGGTTCCCAAGCATGCTGTTTCCAGGATCGACGAGGATATGCTGCGGCAATGCATAGATAAAACCAGTGGACACGTGTGTTTAGCAGTGCTTGACTGGAAGGGCATTCTGAGCGAAGATAAACCTGGGCTTCTATCGGCTTTGGAGGCAGCGGGGCTGCCGTACCAGAAAATATAA